GCCTTTTGTTCATTGAGATATTTTTCGTTGTCAAAACCAATCTTTTTCGGCATAAAATCTCCTTTATTTTGGACACTTTCCATTCCAGCAATAGAGACATATTTTTTCTTTAGGCAACCCAATCGCTTCAATCATATCTTCAATTTTCTGATAACGAAGGGTTGTTACTCCCATATCTTTGACAATCCAATCCATCATTTTCTTATATTTTGAACTTTTATGATCTAAGTATTCTGAAACATCATCTAAATCCCTGCCTTCGATTGCCTTAATCGCCTTGCGAGCAATCAACTCAGAATGAGTTCTCGTTGATAAACAAAACCGGCACGGAAACATTAAAGGTGGGCAAGCAGGTCTGGCGTGCACTTCTTTAGCGCCTGCATCCCAAAGTTTTTTAATTGCAAAATTCTTTAGCTGAGTTCCACGCACGATAGAATCATCGCAAACAACAATCTTATTATTTCTTATAATATCAGCGACTGGTATCAGTTTCATGGTTGCAATCAAGTCTCTCTTCTTTTGAGTCGGTGGTGTATAACTTCTGCCATATCCTGGGGTGTATTTTACTAGCGCTCTGCGATAAGGCTTACCAGATTCCATGGAATAGCCAATCGCATGCGCAATCCCAGAATCAGGAACACCGGTAACTAAGTCAGGATCAATGTCCGTGTCTTGTCGAGCCAAAGCTCTACCGCAACGTTCACGCACAACCTCTGTATTGATTCCCTCATACGTCGATGCTGGAAATCCTGTATAAATCCAATAAAACGAACATATCTGGTTAATCAAGCCACCCGCACGCTTATCCACAGGTCCATTTTCAGTTAAAAGAACAATCTCTCCTGGAGCTAAAAATTTAACAACTTTAAATCCAAGATTAGGAAAAGATGTTGTTTCGCAGGCAACAAGCCATTCATTATCATTCTTACCTAAAACTAAAGGCGTATATCCATACCGGTCTCGCGCAGCAAACACTCCTTCTTCGTTCAACAAAAGAAGCGAACATGATCCTTTGATCACATCGAACATTTTTTCGATGCCATCAATTAAATTGTCACCAAGACAAATAAGCTTCGCAATAAGTTCTGAAACATTAATCCCGCCCTTCGTAACCTCACTAA
The Candidatus Omnitrophota bacterium DNA segment above includes these coding regions:
- a CDS encoding amidophosphoribosyltransferase, which translates into the protein MSGIAGVVSKKDCVQTLFYATDYHSHLGTEYGGMAVLGENGFVRRIHNISESQFKSKFSEGNGGMRGSKGIGVISDSDEQPIYLNSKFGPFCVVAMGLIENKDELKEILFKKGVSFSEVTKGGINVSELIAKLICLGDNLIDGIEKMFDVIKGSCSLLLLNEEGVFAARDRYGYTPLVLGKNDNEWLVACETTSFPNLGFKVVKFLAPGEIVLLTENGPVDKRAGGLINQICSFYWIYTGFPASTYEGINTEVVRERCGRALARQDTDIDPDLVTGVPDSGIAHAIGYSMESGKPYRRALVKYTPGYGRSYTPPTQKKRDLIATMKLIPVADIIRNNKIVVCDDSIVRGTQLKNFAIKKLWDAGAKEVHARPACPPLMFPCRFCLSTRTHSELIARKAIKAIEGRDLDDVSEYLDHKSSKYKKMMDWIVKDMGVTTLRYQKIEDMIEAIGLPKEKICLYCWNGKCPK